A single genomic interval of Porphyromonas sp. oral taxon 275 harbors:
- a CDS encoding polysaccharide deacetylase family protein, whose amino-acid sequence MTKPQRILLSFDVEEFDVPREHGVDLPMEEQVRISTIGTHALLDVLKRHGVRATIFCTANFALRAPEVLQRILDEGHELASHGYYHWTFEPSDLKKSKDALEQLSGRAVRGYRQARMMPVPEAEVARAGYCYNSSLHPTFIPGRYMHLTAPRTYFMQEGVMQIPASVTPLLRFPLFWLSCHNLPFFLYRWLCRRTLRHDGYLVVYFHPWEFYQLDEHPELRLPRIIRNQSGRGMIDRLDRWIAGFLAEGASFVTFSEFVDTL is encoded by the coding sequence ATGACTAAGCCGCAGCGTATCCTCCTGAGCTTCGACGTCGAGGAGTTCGACGTGCCTCGCGAGCATGGTGTAGACCTCCCGATGGAGGAGCAGGTGCGTATCTCCACGATCGGGACGCACGCCCTGCTGGACGTGCTGAAGCGCCACGGCGTACGTGCGACGATCTTCTGCACGGCCAACTTCGCCCTCCGTGCCCCCGAGGTCTTACAGCGCATCCTAGACGAGGGGCACGAGCTGGCCTCCCATGGCTACTACCACTGGACCTTCGAGCCCAGTGACCTGAAGAAGTCTAAGGACGCCCTCGAGCAGCTCTCGGGGCGAGCGGTCCGCGGCTATCGCCAGGCACGTATGATGCCTGTGCCCGAGGCCGAGGTAGCACGTGCGGGCTACTGCTACAATAGCTCGCTGCATCCGACCTTCATCCCAGGGCGCTACATGCACCTCACCGCCCCACGCACCTACTTCATGCAAGAGGGTGTGATGCAGATCCCCGCCTCAGTGACGCCGCTCCTGCGCTTCCCGCTCTTCTGGCTCTCCTGCCACAACCTCCCCTTCTTCCTCTATCGCTGGCTCTGTCGCCGCACGCTGCGGCACGACGGCTACCTCGTCGTCTATTTCCATCCCTGGGAGTTCTACCAGCTGGACGAGCACCCCGAGCTAAGGCTCCCGCGCATCATCCGCAATCAGTCGGGGCGCGGGATGATCGACCGCCTGGACCGCTGGATCGCGGGCTTCCTGGCTGAGGGGGCGAGCTTCGTGACCTTCTCTGAGTTCGTCGACACACTATAA
- a CDS encoding SIMPL domain-containing protein, producing MQINRNLIAASAIAAVALVASVFLLAGGMKGFRSRSAKTIAVTGKAERTFTSDLIVWTATINSESLTLSTAYSELKERQKAVADYLKSKQISADAITYSSVDITKQHDSFYDSEGSRVVSTFRGYLLKQTVTISSKDIHSIEAVSRQISELINQGIEIESGAPRYYYTKLNELKIQMLKEAAEDARNRAKVVAEGGDSQLGSLERSSMGVFQIVGENSDEDFSWGGSFNTSSKVKTASITVSSTYAIK from the coding sequence ATGCAGATCAATCGTAACCTCATCGCCGCTAGTGCCATCGCCGCTGTGGCACTCGTGGCCTCGGTCTTCCTCCTGGCGGGGGGCATGAAGGGCTTCCGTAGCCGCAGTGCCAAGACCATCGCTGTGACGGGTAAGGCTGAGCGTACCTTCACCTCGGACCTGATTGTCTGGACGGCGACCATCAACAGCGAGTCGCTTACCCTTTCGACGGCTTACTCCGAGCTCAAGGAGAGGCAGAAGGCCGTCGCCGACTACCTCAAGTCCAAGCAGATCTCTGCCGATGCCATCACCTACAGCAGTGTGGACATCACCAAGCAGCATGATAGCTTCTATGACTCCGAGGGTAGCCGCGTGGTCTCGACCTTCCGTGGCTACCTGCTGAAGCAGACTGTCACCATCTCCTCCAAGGACATCCACTCCATCGAGGCCGTGTCGCGACAGATCTCTGAGCTCATCAACCAAGGGATAGAGATCGAGTCTGGTGCTCCCCGCTACTACTATACGAAGCTCAATGAGCTGAAGATCCAGATGCTCAAGGAGGCTGCCGAGGACGCGCGTAACCGAGCTAAGGTCGTAGCCGAGGGCGGCGACAGCCAGCTCGGGAGCCTAGAGCGCTCCTCTATGGGCGTCTTCCAGATCGTCGGTGAGAACAGCGACGAGGACTTCAGCTGGGGAGGCTCCTTCAATACCAGCTCGAAGGTCAAGACCGCTAGCATCACCGTCAGCTCTACCTACGCGATCAAGTAG
- a CDS encoding glycosyltransferase family 2 protein: protein MNRPIVPKLVIVSPCYNEEAILAYSAERLTSLLQQLLQRGKIAPESYILYVNDGSRDRTWELIEELHQRYAEVSGLCLAGNVGHQSAIMAGMMEVVEEADAVITIDADLQDDLGAIETMIDRYREGYDIVYGVKKTREADPWLKRTTALSFYRLQSAMGIRAVYNHADFRLLSQAALRALASYPERNLYLRGLIAQLGFPATEVDDHISARVAGSSKYTVRKMLILAIDGITSFTTRPISWIIAMGFLSLLISVAMAVYVLVSYVEHRSVPGWASLMLSLWFIGSMLLFSLGVVGQYIGKIYMEVKARPRYHIAKQLKHHDRPTEH from the coding sequence GTGAATAGACCCATCGTACCCAAGCTCGTGATCGTCTCCCCGTGCTACAACGAGGAGGCGATCCTTGCTTATTCTGCCGAGCGCCTCACGAGCCTCCTGCAGCAGCTCCTCCAGCGGGGCAAGATAGCGCCCGAGAGCTATATCCTCTACGTCAATGACGGCAGCCGAGACCGCACCTGGGAGCTCATCGAGGAGCTGCACCAGCGCTATGCGGAGGTCAGCGGCCTTTGCCTAGCGGGTAACGTAGGCCATCAATCCGCCATCATGGCGGGGATGATGGAGGTCGTGGAGGAGGCGGATGCCGTCATCACGATCGATGCCGACCTGCAGGACGATCTCGGAGCCATCGAGACGATGATCGACCGCTACAGGGAGGGCTACGACATCGTCTACGGCGTGAAGAAGACCCGCGAGGCCGATCCCTGGCTGAAGCGTACGACCGCGCTCTCCTTCTACCGCCTGCAGAGTGCGATGGGGATACGAGCGGTGTACAACCATGCGGACTTCCGCCTGCTGAGCCAGGCTGCGCTGCGTGCTCTGGCTAGCTACCCCGAGCGCAACCTCTACCTGCGCGGGCTCATCGCGCAGCTGGGCTTCCCCGCCACAGAAGTCGATGACCACATCAGCGCGCGCGTGGCAGGCAGCTCGAAGTACACGGTGCGCAAGATGCTCATCCTTGCCATCGATGGCATCACCTCCTTCACGACGCGCCCCATCAGCTGGATCATCGCTATGGGCTTCCTGAGCCTGCTGATCAGCGTAGCTATGGCAGTGTACGTGCTGGTCTCCTATGTCGAGCACCGCTCCGTGCCAGGCTGGGCCTCACTCATGCTCTCGCTGTGGTTCATCGGGAGCATGCTCCTCTTCTCCCTCGGGGTCGTAGGGCAGTACATCGGCAAGATCTATATGGAGGTGAAGGCACGCCCTCGCTATCACATCGCCAAGCAGCTCAAGCATCATGACCGACCTACAGAGCACTAA
- a CDS encoding glycosyltransferase family 87 protein, translating to MTDLQSTKPSTLQRLERLLAQPFLRSPRTLLGLWTLLALVAGLTKMSPARHNNFLIFRGVFDHLTQQLSLYAEYPQEYFDHNHYGPFFSLVIAPFAVVPDVLGLLLWLVALSLGLYWAVRYLPLAEGKQAFVYWFCAHELLTALQMQQFNIAIAAILVGSFAAIERRQEWLAALLIVVGTFVKLYGIVGLALFFFVQRKPRFILWLALWSVVCLVSPMLLSSPDYVLGQYQEWAGRLATKNGENLFSLMQNVSLLGMVRKLTGIASYSDLWLILPGLVVFGLPYLRVGQYRHLAFRYGILSSALLFLVLFSTGSESSTYIIPFVGIVLWYTTAPWQRGRWEQLLMLLVFVFSSLSPSDLFPRALRTELIQPYALKALFPTIVWLQLSWELCTRDYSAAPEGKDI from the coding sequence ATGACCGACCTACAGAGCACTAAGCCTAGCACCCTGCAGCGCCTGGAGCGCCTGCTGGCCCAACCCTTCCTCCGCAGCCCACGTACCCTCCTCGGGCTGTGGACGCTGCTCGCGCTGGTGGCTGGCCTGACGAAGATGTCGCCTGCGCGGCACAACAACTTCCTCATCTTCCGAGGCGTCTTCGACCACCTCACGCAGCAGCTCTCGCTCTATGCCGAGTACCCGCAGGAGTACTTCGACCACAACCACTACGGCCCCTTCTTCTCTCTCGTCATCGCTCCCTTTGCCGTCGTGCCCGATGTGCTGGGGCTGCTGCTCTGGCTCGTCGCGCTCTCGCTAGGGCTTTACTGGGCGGTGCGCTATCTACCGCTGGCGGAGGGCAAGCAGGCCTTCGTCTACTGGTTCTGTGCCCACGAGCTGCTCACCGCGCTGCAGATGCAGCAGTTCAACATCGCCATCGCGGCCATCCTCGTGGGCTCCTTCGCCGCCATCGAGCGCAGGCAAGAGTGGCTCGCAGCGCTGCTCATCGTGGTGGGCACCTTTGTCAAGCTCTACGGGATCGTAGGGCTGGCGCTCTTCTTCTTCGTACAGCGCAAGCCGCGCTTCATCCTTTGGCTCGCCCTCTGGTCGGTGGTCTGCCTCGTCAGCCCCATGCTCCTCAGTTCGCCCGACTACGTGCTGGGGCAGTATCAGGAGTGGGCGGGGCGCCTAGCGACGAAGAACGGGGAGAACCTCTTCTCTCTCATGCAGAACGTCTCTCTGCTGGGCATGGTACGCAAGCTGACGGGCATCGCCAGCTACTCCGACCTCTGGCTGATCCTGCCTGGACTCGTTGTCTTCGGCCTGCCCTACCTACGTGTCGGGCAGTATCGACACCTCGCCTTCCGCTACGGCATCCTCTCCTCGGCGCTCCTCTTCCTCGTGCTCTTCAGTACGGGGAGCGAGTCCAGTACCTACATCATTCCCTTCGTGGGGATCGTGCTGTGGTACACCACTGCCCCCTGGCAGCGCGGACGCTGGGAGCAGCTGCTGATGCTTTTGGTCTTTGTCTTCAGTAGCCTCTCGCCCTCGGATCTCTTCCCGCGCGCGCTGCGCACCGAGCTGATCCAGCCCTACGCCCTCAAGGCGCTCTTCCCGACCATCGTCTGGCTGCAGCTCAGCTGGGAGCTCTGCACGCGTGACTACAGCGCAGCTCCCGAGGGGAAGGATATCTAG
- a CDS encoding porin family protein → MLRSLLLGCLAALPLIRAGALSAQELTRHVQHQPYLDLRRYYLGLRIGLHSRDLQLRPSGLSDHEGRVLIPQSPDYQPGFSIGVIGGLTLSPGLELRLVPTLHLGSVSVSYTDGLSELLRTEARSSSLQLPLELKWGLRRGNIRPFLLTGLYTDIELGGRQSDLLRLRPLSYGWSSGLGCDLYFSRFKLSPQLSLHYGLGDALLRDRPELEGDRRRYYTEAIAHARARMLLFSLSIE, encoded by the coding sequence GTGCTCCGCTCTCTGCTCCTCGGCTGCCTCGCGGCACTGCCCCTCATCAGGGCTGGCGCCCTCTCAGCGCAGGAGCTCACGCGCCACGTCCAGCATCAACCCTACCTCGACCTACGCAGGTATTATCTCGGGCTGAGGATAGGGCTGCACAGCAGGGATCTACAGCTGCGCCCCTCGGGGCTGAGCGATCACGAGGGACGGGTACTCATCCCGCAGAGTCCCGACTATCAGCCAGGCTTCAGCATCGGGGTCATCGGCGGACTGACGCTCTCGCCCGGGCTGGAGCTGCGTCTCGTGCCGACGCTGCACCTAGGGAGCGTCTCCGTCAGCTATACCGATGGTCTCAGCGAGCTGCTACGCACAGAGGCGCGGAGCTCCTCCCTACAACTCCCACTGGAGCTGAAGTGGGGACTGCGGCGAGGCAATATCCGCCCCTTCCTCCTCACGGGGCTCTACACGGACATCGAGCTCGGGGGACGGCAGAGCGACCTTCTGCGCCTTCGCCCGCTCAGCTACGGATGGAGCTCGGGGCTGGGCTGTGACCTCTATTTCAGTCGCTTCAAGCTCTCGCCCCAGCTTAGCCTCCATTACGGTCTAGGAGATGCGCTCCTGCGTGATCGCCCTGAGCTGGAAGGAGACCGCCGGCGCTACTACACCGAGGCCATAGCACACGCACGAGCACGGATGCTCCTCTTCAGCCTCAGCATCGAGTAA
- a CDS encoding RNA polymerase sigma factor → MRRYASQSDDQLVQLYATGCNEAFNELLHRYDSYVHTYIRYSVQDEDLAEDIFQDTFIKVMTTIRQGRYSAEGKFKSWISRIAHNLIIDHYRRLKTRGQEQMIEDTQSADEALFTLQLSSDELSAEEQLIRHEHISELSRGLAKLSPEQREVIRLRYWEELSFKEIAEKTNVSINTALGRMRYALAHLRRHIQA, encoded by the coding sequence ATGAGAAGATATGCAAGTCAGAGCGACGACCAGCTGGTACAGCTCTACGCTACAGGATGCAACGAGGCGTTCAACGAACTACTCCACCGATACGACTCCTACGTCCACACCTACATCCGCTACTCGGTGCAGGACGAGGACCTAGCCGAAGATATCTTCCAGGATACCTTCATCAAGGTCATGACAACCATCCGTCAGGGGCGCTATTCGGCTGAGGGGAAGTTCAAGAGCTGGATCTCCCGCATCGCCCATAACCTCATCATCGACCACTACCGCCGCCTCAAGACGCGCGGACAGGAGCAGATGATCGAGGATACGCAGAGTGCCGACGAAGCACTCTTCACGCTACAGCTCTCCTCGGACGAGCTGTCGGCGGAGGAGCAGCTGATCCGTCACGAGCATATCAGCGAGCTCTCTAGGGGGCTGGCGAAGCTATCCCCCGAGCAGCGCGAGGTCATCCGCCTACGCTACTGGGAGGAACTGAGCTTCAAGGAGATCGCCGAGAAGACCAACGTCAGTATCAACACCGCCCTGGGGCGCATGCGCTATGCACTAGCACATCTGCGCCGCCATATCCAGGCCTAA
- a CDS encoding enoyl-ACP reductase translates to MSYNLLAGKKGIIFGALNEQSIAWRVAERAVEEGAEIILTNTAVAVRMGQLNELGEKLGAKVVPADATKEEELEVVFQEAIKSFGKVDFVLHSIGMSPNVRKGRSYDDLDYKMLQTTFDISAVSFHKMLQVAKKLDAIAEGGSVVALTYVAAQRTFVGYGDMADAKSLLESIARSFGYIYGREKGVRINTVSQSPTVTTAGSGVKGMSDLLDFAQDLSPLGNADANDCADYCITLFSDLTRKVTMQNLFNDGGFSSMGMSLDAIEVFAEGRAARQAK, encoded by the coding sequence ATGAGCTACAATCTGCTAGCAGGTAAGAAGGGGATCATCTTCGGTGCCCTCAACGAACAGTCCATTGCATGGCGCGTCGCAGAGCGTGCCGTAGAGGAGGGTGCTGAGATCATCCTGACCAATACCGCTGTAGCCGTCCGCATGGGACAGCTCAACGAACTGGGTGAGAAGCTCGGCGCTAAGGTCGTCCCCGCAGACGCTACCAAGGAGGAAGAACTCGAGGTCGTCTTCCAGGAGGCGATCAAGTCCTTCGGCAAGGTCGACTTCGTCCTGCACTCCATCGGCATGAGCCCCAATGTACGTAAGGGCCGCTCCTACGATGACCTCGACTACAAGATGCTCCAGACGACCTTCGACATCTCGGCCGTCTCCTTCCACAAGATGCTCCAGGTGGCGAAGAAGCTGGACGCCATCGCCGAGGGGGGCTCGGTCGTCGCACTGACCTACGTAGCGGCACAGCGTACCTTCGTAGGCTATGGCGATATGGCCGATGCCAAGAGCCTGCTCGAGTCCATCGCTCGTAGCTTCGGCTACATCTATGGCCGTGAGAAGGGCGTGCGTATCAATACCGTCTCTCAGTCGCCTACGGTCACGACTGCAGGTAGTGGGGTCAAGGGCATGAGCGACCTCCTGGACTTCGCTCAGGACCTCTCGCCCCTGGGCAATGCCGACGCCAACGACTGCGCTGACTACTGCATCACGCTCTTCAGCGACCTGACGCGCAAGGTCACGATGCAGAACCTCTTCAACGACGGGGGCTTCAGCTCCATGGGGATGAGCCTCGATGCCATCGAGGTCTTCGCTGAGGGTCGTGCCGCTCGTCAGGCTAAGTAA
- the lptB gene encoding LPS export ABC transporter ATP-binding protein, with product MILRTENLVKRYRTRTVVNHVSIQVGQGEIVGLLGPNGAGKTTTFYMTVGLVVPNEGRIFLDDEDITKYPVYQRARAGIGYLAQEASVYRRMSVEDNILSVLEFTDRTKAEQQARLEELIAEFRLEKVRTNQGNRLSGGERRRAEIARCLAIDPKFIMLDEPFAGVDPIAVQDIQSIVAQLKHKNIGILITDHNVYETLSITDRAYLLFEGKVLYEGTAEQLAENEVVREKYLGKDFQLRRRTFDVKP from the coding sequence ATGATACTACGTACAGAGAACCTCGTCAAGCGCTACCGCACACGTACCGTGGTCAATCACGTGTCCATCCAAGTAGGGCAAGGGGAGATCGTCGGGCTCCTCGGTCCCAATGGGGCGGGTAAGACGACGACCTTCTACATGACCGTGGGGCTCGTCGTGCCCAACGAGGGGCGCATCTTCCTCGACGATGAGGACATCACGAAGTATCCCGTCTATCAGCGTGCCCGCGCAGGCATCGGCTACCTAGCGCAGGAGGCCTCGGTCTACCGCCGTATGTCGGTGGAGGACAATATCCTCTCGGTACTGGAGTTCACCGACCGCACGAAGGCCGAGCAGCAGGCGCGTCTGGAGGAGCTCATCGCGGAGTTTCGCCTAGAGAAGGTACGCACTAACCAAGGTAACCGCCTCTCTGGGGGCGAGCGCCGCCGTGCTGAGATCGCGCGCTGCCTGGCCATTGACCCTAAGTTCATCATGCTGGACGAGCCCTTCGCTGGGGTAGACCCTATCGCGGTGCAGGACATCCAGAGCATCGTGGCGCAGCTCAAGCATAAGAACATCGGCATCCTCATCACCGACCACAACGTCTACGAGACGCTGAGCATCACCGATAGGGCCTACCTCCTCTTCGAGGGTAAGGTGCTCTACGAGGGTACGGCCGAGCAGCTGGCGGAGAACGAAGTCGTCCGCGAGAAGTACCTCGGTAAGGACTTCCAGCTCCGTCGTCGTACCTTCGACGTCAAGCCCTAG